Genomic segment of Streptomyces zhihengii:
AGTGGCGTGGGCCGGCCGCCCGTGTTGCCCGTGTCGTGAGCCGGACCACCCGCGTGTCCCGTGGCGTGGCCCGGCCGCGCTCGGCGCGCGGCCCCCACGCACAGCACAGGGGCGCCGCGCCGGCCGTGCCGGGCCGCGACGCCCCCGCTGTCCTTCCGCACGGACGGCCTCCCGGGGGAGGCCGGTCCGCGGTCAGTCCGAGATCAGGCCCTCCCGGAGCTGCGCCAGCGTGCGGGTGAGCAGGCGCGAGACGTGCATCTGGGAGATGCCGACCTCCTCGCCGATCTGCGACTGGGTCATGTTCGCGAAGAAGCGGAGCATGATGATCTGCCGCTCCCTGGGCGGGAGTTTGGCCAGCAGCGGCTTGAGCGACTCGCGGTACTCGACGCCCTCCAGCGCCGTGTCCTCGTACCCCAGGCGGTCGGCGAGCGACCCCTCGCCGCCGTCGTCCTCCGGGGAGGGCGAGTCCAGCGAGGACGCGGTGTAGGCGTTGCCCACGGCGAGGCCGTCGACCACGTCCTCCTCCGACACCCCGAGCACGGCGGCCAGTTCGGCGACGGTCGGGGAGCGGTCGAGCTTCTGGGAGAGCTCGTCGCCCGCCTTGGTCAGGGCCAGCCGCAGCTCCTGGAGCCGGCGCGGCACCCGCACCGACCAGGACGTGTCGCGGAAGAAGCGCTTGATCTCCCCGACCACGGTGGGCATCGCGAACGTCGGGAACTCCACGCCCCGTTCGCAGTCGAAGCGGTCGATGGCCTTGATCAGGCCGATCGTCCCGACCTGGACGATGTCCTCCATCGGCTCGTTCCGGGAGCGGAAGCGGGCCGCCGCGTAGCGGACGAGGGGGAGGTTGAGCTCGATGAGGGTGTCGCGCACGTAGGTGCGCTCCGGGCTGTCCTCGCCCGCTCCCTCGACGTCCAGCGCGCGCAGCCGCAGGAACAGGGAGCGGGACAGGGTACGGGTGTCGATGGCTTCCGAGGTCTCGGGCACGAACGGCGCGGGAACGAACGGCGCCAGCGCGGACGCGGTCGCACCGGGCTCACGCGTGAGCACCTTCGAGCTGCCCTGTTCTGCGGACATGCCACCCCCTTGAGGTCGCGGACGGTCGCGGTGGCCGCGACCGACGGAGGAACGCAGCTTCCACCTGAATACCGGCGGCGGGGCTGCGGCAAACGCGGTTCCCGCAGAATGTCACATGTCGGCAACACGCTGTAGTGACATGTCGACAAGTAACAGGCGAAAATGCCCAGGAAACAAGGGGTGCAAGGGGTCTGAGACCCCGTCGGGAACTCGACTGGGGTCTACCCGTTCCGCTTACGCTTCGATCCTGTTTGCGGATCTCAATCTCGCGAAGCTGCGCGCCAGAAGACGTGACACGTGCATCTGCGAGACGCCCAGCTCCTGACTGATCTGGGACTGCGTCAGGTTGCTGTAGTAACGGAGCATCAGGATCCGCTGCTCGCGCTCGGGCAGCTGCACCAGCAGGTGCCGTACCAGGTCGCGGTGTTCGACCCCGGCGAG
This window contains:
- a CDS encoding RNA polymerase sigma factor SigF; translated protein: MSAEQGSSKVLTREPGATASALAPFVPAPFVPETSEAIDTRTLSRSLFLRLRALDVEGAGEDSPERTYVRDTLIELNLPLVRYAAARFRSRNEPMEDIVQVGTIGLIKAIDRFDCERGVEFPTFAMPTVVGEIKRFFRDTSWSVRVPRRLQELRLALTKAGDELSQKLDRSPTVAELAAVLGVSEEDVVDGLAVGNAYTASSLDSPSPEDDGGEGSLADRLGYEDTALEGVEYRESLKPLLAKLPPRERQIIMLRFFANMTQSQIGEEVGISQMHVSRLLTRTLAQLREGLISD